Genomic DNA from Brachyspira sp. SAP_772:
AACCTTCATAAAAACAATAAATTAAAATGATTGCACTTCATTAAAATTTTAATTTTTTACAAAATAATATTTATTAATAAATTATATTTATAAAAAATCAAAAATTAAAAAATGCAATCATTTGAAAATAGTATAAAATATTTAAAATTATTTTCTTAAATCATCAACTAATTTTGTCTTATCAATAGTTTTACTGTCTTTCTCTTTAATAACTTTAGCAGGATTACCAGCAACAACTTGATTATCAGSCACATCTTCTATAACAACAGCACCCGCACCAATAACAGCATTCYTACCAATATGAACACCCTCTAATACAACAGCATTAGCYCCTATTACAACATTATCTTCTACTATAACAGGCTTAGCAGAAGGAGGCTCTATCACCCCAGCCAATACTGCACCCGCACCAATATGACAATTCTTACCAACAATAGCACGTCCGCCTAATACAGCACCCATATCTATCATAGTGCCMTCTCCTACTTCAGCACCAATATTGATAATAGCTCCCATCATTATAACAGCATTGTTGCCTATTTTTACTTTGTCTCTTATTATAGCRCCAGGCTCAATTCTCGCATTAACATCAAAATAACTTAATGTAGGTACTCCAGAGTT
This window encodes:
- the dapD gene encoding 2,3,4,5-tetrahydropyridine-2,6-dicarboxylate N-acetyltransferase, which gives rise to IKGTLSNIKTNAKIFSYGDFNFIVGDYDEVKRILEEYKEFIMDYYLENDRRNSGVPTLSYFDVNARIEPGAIIRDKVKIGNNAVIMMGAIINIGAEVGXGTMIDMGAVLGGRAIVGKNCHIGAGAVLAGVIEPPSAKPVIVEDNVVIGANAVVLEGVHIGXNAVIGAGAVVIEDVXDNQVVAGNPAKVIKEKDSKTIDKTKLVDDLRK